The following is a genomic window from Flavobacteriales bacterium.
ACGAAGGCGAAGAGCTACCTGTTCACCACCGCCCACCACATCATGGTGGACGAAGTGCGCAAGGGAAGCCGCAGCACCCGCATGGAGGAACATCATGAGGACCTGCACTGGAGCAGCCAGTCGCAGCCCGATCTGCAGCGGGTGCTGGAGGCGGGGCTGGCGCAGCTGCCGCAGGTGCAGCGCAGCGTGGTGCTGCTGCGCGACCTGGAGGGATACAGCTATGAGGAGATCGCGGAGCTCACCGGCCTGAACCTCACACAGGTGAAAGTGTACATCTACCGGGGCCGCACCGCGTTGAAGGACTACATCGGCAAACTCGAGCTCGTGCTGTGAAGCTGGACCGCACCACCTACGAAGCCTGGCTGCTGGACCGCCTGGAAGGCTCGCTCAGCCCCGCGCAGCTGCGGAAGCTCGATGACTTCCTGCGCGCCAATCCGGACTTGGCGGCCGAAGCGGAGGCGATGACCGGTGACCCGCCGAAGTTGGAGGCCGAAGCTCCGCGCTTCCCCGGGAAGGCCGGCCTGAAGCGCGCGCTACCCCCGCTAGGCCTGCCCACGGCACCCACGCTGCAGGACTTCCTTGTGGCCGCGGCGGAGGGCGACTTGGACCCCGAACAGCAGCGCGCCCTGGAGGCCTATCTGGAGGGGCATCCCGCTGCGCGCAACGATGCCCGGTTGATGGCGTTGGCGCGGTTGACCCCCGGCGCTGCAGCCATGCCCGGGCGCACGGACCTGCAACGCCACTTTCCGCCCACTGGGGCAGTGGACCGTCACCGACTGACCGACTTCCTGATCGCCGACCTGGAAGGTGAGCTTGGTGTCGCGGAGCGGAAGGCCCTGCGGGCCTACCTCGCAGCACACCCCGAGGCGGCGCGTGATCAGCGTCTGGTGGCCGCCACGCGGGTGCGCCCCGATGCCGTGACCTTCCCGGGCCGGGCCGGGCTGCACAAGCGCGAAGGCCGTGTGGTGCCGCTCTTCGGGGGGGCGCCCATGCGCCGCTTTGCCGCCGCCGCCAGTGTGGCCCTGCTCCTGGGGCTCGGCATCTGGGCCCTCAGCCGCGGACCCCGGCCTGCCGTGGTGGAGGTCGCTGAGCTGCCCACCCCGCCGAAGCCCGCGACGCCACCGGCTGAGCCGGGAACCCCAACCCTCGAGACGAAGCGGCAAGGCGCCACCGCGAACGAGGAACCGCGGTCGCCCGTGCATGACGCGCCGCGTTCCGAAGCCCGGCGGGAGCCGGAAGGCCCCGCCCCGACGACCGGCCGACCGGCACCCGGACCACAGCCCCCCCCGGCGGACCGGATGATGCTTGCGCGTGTGGAGCCCGCCCGCCCGGACTTGCCCACGACCACCACCGCGAAGCCCGTGTCCGTGGAGCCGGTGGCACCGGCGCCGCTGACCTCCGCCCCCGAAGAGTTGTTGGCCTCCTCCGTCGGCTCATCACAGGCACCGCCCACCCTGGCCGGGCTCCTGGCCCAGCGCGTGCGTGGTGAGGTGCTCGAGCAGCGCGAGCCGGACGCCCGCCCGCTGGACGAGGCCGATGCCGTGGCCGCTGTGGACAAAGGCCTAAAGCGGCTGGGCGGTGCGCAGGCCGGCCTTGATGTACAGCGCAATGGTCGCCGCCTCACCCGCCTCGACCTGCGCTTGGGCAATGGCCTGGCCTTCACCGCCAGCCGCGGCCGCTGACCGGCCGTGCCCGGTGCCGCTCATCCCGGTGCCGCTTCCGCTCATCACAAGCACCCCGCCCGGCTGTAACAGCAGGTGGTCCGGTGCCGTCCCATGAGCACAGACCACCAACACCGACCGCCATGAACGCCGCCACCCTCAAGAAGAGCCTCCTGCTGCTCGCCACTGTGTTCACCTACGGGTATGCCCGTGCCGCCGAGCCCCTGCGCACCAGTGCGGGCCACGCCACCGCCCTGGAGCGCGCCGTGGAGCGCCAGCTGAACCGCCACGTGGTGTTCCCCGTGCTGGAGCGCACGCACGACATGACCGGCGAGGTCACCGTGAGCTTCGTGGTGGACCGCGAAGGCCGGCTGGAGGTGCTGGAGTGCGTGTCGGCCAACGAGGCGCTGCGCCAGTATGTGCTGGAGAAGCTCGCCAAAGTGGACGTGGGGGTGAACCCTGATGGCATCTGGAAGACGAGCCGCGTGCGCTTCATCTTCCGCCCGGAGCAGGCTTGAAGCGTCAGCAACGGACGAACGCGGGCGGCCGATTTCGGCCGCCCGCGTCATTTCCGGCGATCCGACCACGCGCACCGTTCATCACGCGCTCAACGCCACCCGTACCGATCGGGTAACAAGGCCCCCGCCCACACCGTCCAACGCATACCAACACCAAAGACCCATC
Proteins encoded in this region:
- a CDS encoding RNA polymerase sigma factor; translated protein: MTVADYNIAVDAHSDGIYRFALKHLRDTDQAKDVVQESFARLWVKVDEVEATKAKSYLFTTAHHIMVDEVRKGSRSTRMEEHHEDLHWSSQSQPDLQRVLEAGLAQLPQVQRSVVLLRDLEGYSYEEIAELTGLNLTQVKVYIYRGRTALKDYIGKLELVL